Genomic DNA from Thermosipho ferrireducens:
TGGGTCATTGAGTTCTTGAATAGCACTTGTAATATCAAAACTAAAATTCCAGCCAAGAACAATAACTTTATTCCAACCTCCACCCATAAAAGTTTCTCTAAGCACCTGTGCTCTTTTCAAAGTGCTCTTACCGGTAATTTTGTTCGGTGAGTCCACATACACAAGGATCTTACCCTCTTTGACATATCCTAAATTATTGCTTGGATTATTTTCCAATGGAAACGGTATTGCTCCGTAAAGCTGTAATACTACATGAGCTAAATCTCCAACTCGTTTATAAATTTTTGAAGAAGCAAATACTTCCTTTTGATAATCACCAATTGATTGATAGAGGAAGGGTTTAGCATCAATATCTATCATCCTCTTACGCATTATCATACATGCAGGTTTTCCTATATCATTAACTATCCATTTCCTACCGAGTTTTTCAGCAACTGCTGCGGTAGTTCCTGAACCAGCAAAAAAATCTGCTACAACAGAACCTCTATCGGAACCCATAAGAATAATACGCTTTAAAAGCTCTTCGCTTTTCTGTGTTTTGAATCCATAGGAGTAATCATATCCTTTTATATCTAACCAATTGTTGTCACAAATTACCTTTTCTTGAGGTGGAACCCAATATTGAGGTTTTGCATTCCCTTCTCTTCTAATAAATTCAAGTTTTTTTCCAGTTCTTATCCAATACTCTTCTAATGTTTCACCAGTTTTATTACTTATTTCTAAAAATTTCTTATAATTTTCTACTGCTCTGTAAGCTCTTTCCTTTGACCATTTCCACTGTCCAGTAGTAATTTTAACTCCCAGTAATTTATATCTCATCGTCGGTCTATCCGCATTATTCCACATACTTTGCCATCTTCCAACACGTTGATAGTCTGCTGCTTCTTTAAGAGGTGGATTAAAATAGGAATCGATAGTTTTAGAGTACCACAGTATTGTATCATAGAAAACATTCATTCTTTTAAATTCTTTAAATTGATAAGCTAAATTTTTCGTTTGACCTCTTCGTGTAATTATCTCATTTCTAAAATTATCTTTTCCAAAAATTTCATCCATTATTATCTTCACATAGTGACCTACGTGCCAGTCCACATGAACATAAATACTACCTTTTTCACTTAAGAGTTCTCTCATTAAGACCAGTCTTGGATAAAGCATTTTTAAATAACTTACAGTCCCATCTTTCCATGTATCAGCATAAGCAAATTGCTCAATTACAGCAGGATTTTTCTTTACTTCGAAACCCGGAAGATTTATTTTCACTTTATAATTAGCTTTGCTATCAAATGGAGGATCAATGTAAATTAAATCTATCTTCCCTCTCATAGAGGGCAATCCACTTTCTTCATCACCGGCTAGCAAAGCTTGCATGACAAGCAAGTTATCTCCATAAATAAGCCTATTTAACCATTCTTCACCTTTATACTCAGGCACTTTATCCTTAAAAAGCCCCGAAACATCTTTGGCAGGCAAA
This window encodes:
- a CDS encoding site-specific DNA-methyltransferase gives rise to the protein MRSKTLIEELPKIVAEGRREAERILDQIASGKRLALQTNELVLPAKDVSGLFKDKVPEYKGEEWLNRLIYGDNLLVMQALLAGDEESGLPSMRGKIDLIYIDPPFDSKANYKVKINLPGFEVKKNPAVIEQFAYADTWKDGTVSYLKMLYPRLVLMRELLSEKGSIYVHVDWHVGHYVKIIMDEIFGKDNFRNEIITRRGQTKNLAYQFKEFKRMNVFYDTILWYSKTIDSYFNPPLKEAADYQRVGRWQSMWNNADRPTMRYKLLGVKITTGQWKWSKERAYRAVENYKKFLEISNKTGETLEEYWIRTGKKLEFIRREGNAKPQYWVPPQEKVICDNNWLDIKGYDYSYGFKTQKSEELLKRIILMGSDRGSVVADFFAGSGTTAAVAEKLGRKWIVNDIGKPACMIMRKRMIDIDAKPFLYQSIGDYQKEVFASSKIYKRVGDLAHVVLQLYGAIPFPLENNPSNNLGYVKEGKILVYVDSPNKITGKSTLKRAQVLRETFMGGGWNKVIVLGWNFSFDITSAIQELNDPKLEVLVIPPDLINRLKKQGYDKLAGKVRFSSLQYLSIKPIRIESVSEEEEKLIVELENYVLLSPDNVPLDEKDREKLKEIMNKDPLALIEYWSIDPDYDGEVFRSKWQDYRENTANDSDPYRVITRAELIVPKKNNRKVCVKAVDVFGFESVVIEEVR